Proteins found in one Pontibacter sp. SGAir0037 genomic segment:
- a CDS encoding NADH-quinone oxidoreductase subunit N produces MTSIILLAGFGIINLFMGFLKSKRILLPLVLLFLAIVFGVNLISWNDTQSFFNNMLTIDNFAVAFTGIMVLSTLMLIPFSQSYVTNRDQNLAEYYSLLLFALVGAIMMVSYENMLMLFIGIEIISIAMYVLAGSNKKSLRSNEAALKYFLMGAFFTGVLLFGIVLVYGATGSFDITTIGNTQAIAADGVMNTMFVLGLLLIVIGISFKVAAAPFHFWTPDVYEGTPTLFTAFMSTVVKTAGVAAFYKLMVAAFAASYETWFPTLIAITVLTLVVGNIGAVVQGNVKRMLAYSSISHAGYMLMALVAFNRYSDSSIFFYAIAYSSASIAAFAVLKLVADQRTDSTFTGLNGLGRTNPLLAFAMTVSMLSLAGIPLTAGFFGKFFIFSAVVEAQNMMWLVVVAVILATVGIYYYLKPVIAMYMHPAENQEKIHVSSLASFVLIFITILTILLGIAPALVNNLL; encoded by the coding sequence ATGACTTCGATTATACTTTTAGCTGGATTTGGGATCATAAACCTGTTCATGGGTTTCCTGAAATCTAAAAGAATACTGTTGCCGCTGGTACTGCTCTTTTTAGCAATCGTATTTGGCGTTAACCTGATCAGCTGGAACGATACCCAGAGCTTCTTTAACAATATGCTCACTATCGATAATTTTGCGGTAGCTTTTACGGGTATCATGGTTCTGTCTACGTTAATGCTTATCCCTTTCTCACAGAGCTACGTAACCAACCGGGATCAAAACCTGGCAGAATACTACTCGTTGCTGCTGTTTGCCCTGGTTGGTGCCATCATGATGGTAAGCTATGAAAATATGCTCATGTTGTTTATTGGTATTGAGATTATATCAATAGCCATGTATGTGCTGGCTGGCAGTAACAAGAAAAGCTTACGTTCTAACGAGGCAGCCCTTAAATATTTCCTGATGGGAGCCTTCTTTACAGGTGTACTTCTATTTGGCATAGTACTGGTGTATGGCGCAACAGGTTCTTTTGATATTACTACTATCGGAAACACACAGGCCATAGCAGCAGATGGAGTAATGAACACTATGTTTGTTTTAGGCTTACTGCTTATAGTAATCGGCATCTCTTTTAAAGTAGCAGCAGCCCCCTTTCATTTCTGGACGCCGGATGTTTACGAAGGAACACCAACGCTGTTTACTGCTTTTATGTCTACGGTAGTAAAAACAGCCGGTGTAGCAGCTTTTTACAAACTGATGGTAGCAGCTTTTGCCGCATCTTACGAAACCTGGTTCCCTACGCTGATTGCCATTACCGTTTTAACACTGGTGGTAGGAAATATAGGTGCTGTGGTACAAGGTAATGTAAAGCGGATGCTGGCTTACTCTAGTATTTCACACGCCGGATACATGCTGATGGCATTAGTAGCTTTTAACCGCTACTCCGACTCATCTATCTTCTTTTATGCTATAGCATACTCAAGCGCCAGCATTGCCGCATTTGCTGTGCTTAAGCTGGTAGCAGATCAACGCACTGACAGCACTTTTACAGGATTAAACGGACTCGGCAGAACCAACCCACTATTAGCTTTTGCAATGACAGTATCAATGCTATCCTTGGCTGGCATACCGTTAACTGCAGGCTTCTTTGGCAAATTCTTTATTTTCTCTGCTGTTGTAGAAGCACAGAACATGATGTGGCTGGTAGTAGTAGCCGTTATATTGGCAACAGTTGGTATTTACTATTACCTGAAGCCAGTGATTGCCATGTATATGCATCCTGCTGAGAACCAGGAGAAGATTCATGTTAGCAGCCTGGCATCTTTTGTGCTGATCTTTATAACTATATTAACGATCTTACTGGGTATTGCTCCAGCTTTAGTAAATAACTTGCTGTAA
- a CDS encoding NADH-quinone oxidoreductase subunit I has translation MEPLSNRRKNVEKKEMTFAERAYLPAIAQGLSITLKHFFKKKATIHYPEETRQRSDVWRGLHVLKRDEQGRERCTACGLCAVACPAEAITMTAGERKKGEENLYREEKYAVTYEVNMLRCIFCGLCEEACPKAAIFLQDDKLAPARFERDEFIYGKDRLVEPLKTTETK, from the coding sequence ATGGAACCATTATCAAATAGAAGAAAGAACGTTGAAAAAAAGGAAATGACTTTCGCAGAGAGAGCTTATCTTCCTGCTATTGCTCAAGGTCTTTCTATTACCCTGAAGCACTTCTTTAAAAAGAAAGCAACTATACATTACCCGGAAGAAACGCGCCAGCGCAGTGATGTGTGGCGTGGCCTGCACGTGCTAAAGCGCGACGAGCAAGGCCGTGAGCGTTGCACTGCCTGCGGACTTTGTGCTGTAGCCTGTCCGGCAGAAGCCATAACCATGACAGCCGGTGAGCGCAAAAAAGGAGAAGAGAACCTGTATCGTGAAGAAAAATATGCAGTAACCTACGAGGTAAATATGCTGCGTTGTATCTTCTGCGGCTTATGTGAAGAGGCATGCCCTAAAGCTGCTATTTTCTTACAGGATGATAAACTTGCTCCGGCCCGTTTCGAGCGCGATGAATTTATATATGGCAAAGACCGATTGGTAGAGCCATTAAAAACTACAGAAACAAAATAA
- a CDS encoding NADH-quinone oxidoreductase subunit J: MTENLFYFLAFLTLLCALMVVISKNPVHSVIFLIITFFTISGHYILLNAQFLAAVNIIVYAGAIMVLFLFVIMFLNLGKNQQDVKTKTITKIAGTIAGGMLFVVFIAAMKDAALTVSTPEEYNSQIGMVENLGAVLFTQYLLPFELASVLFLVAMVGAVMLGKKETGESHF, from the coding sequence ATGACAGAGAACCTGTTTTATTTCCTTGCTTTCCTTACGCTGCTGTGCGCACTGATGGTCGTTATTTCAAAAAACCCTGTTCATAGCGTAATTTTCCTGATCATTACCTTCTTCACCATTTCAGGACATTACATTCTGCTGAACGCACAATTTCTGGCGGCTGTCAACATTATTGTGTATGCCGGAGCTATTATGGTATTGTTCCTGTTCGTAATCATGTTCCTGAACCTGGGTAAAAACCAGCAGGATGTAAAAACAAAAACAATCACAAAAATAGCAGGTACTATAGCTGGAGGTATGCTTTTCGTGGTATTTATTGCGGCCATGAAAGATGCTGCTTTAACAGTATCTACGCCAGAAGAATATAACTCTCAAATAGGCATGGTAGAAAACCTGGGAGCTGTACTGTTTACACAATACCTGTTGCCCTTCGAGCTGGCCTCGGTGCTTTTCTTAGTAGCCATGGTAGGTGCTGTTATGCTTGGAAAGAAAGAAACAGGAGAAAGTCACTTCTAA
- the nuoL gene encoding NADH-quinone oxidoreductase subunit L, whose amino-acid sequence MQEIVMPANNPEMGLLCLLVPLLPFIGFLINGLGNRKIAKGLVGIIGCGTVLASFLISVYLFFDFTSNGSRSYIVDYYNWVSVGNLQISFSFLIDQLTLLMMLMVTGIGFFIHLYSSGYMSHDENFGKFFSFLNLFMFSMLLLVLGSNYVMMFVGWEGVGLCSYLLIGFWNKNTNYNNAAKKAFIMNRIGDLGFLLGIFLIFITFGSVSYPEVFASAARMTGMQDSTVLIAITMLLFVGAMGKSAQIPLFTWLPDAMAGPTPVSALIHAATMVTAGIYMVIRSNVLYVLAPTTLEVIAIIGLITALLAATIGLAQNDIKKVLAYSTVSQLGFMFLALGVMAFSSSIFHVLTHAFFKALLFLGAGSVIHAMSNEQDIRRMGGLRKALPITFLTFLIGTLAISGIPPFAGFFSKDELLAHVWHHSKIMWGFGVLASFMTAFYMFRLLFLTFFGNFRGTEEQRHHLHESPAVMTIPLIALAVLSTIGGFIGMPEVFGADHILANYFEPIYDYARAASSTALAPLQVDHATEYMLMGVSVAVAVVAIIIAYAMYVKKNTLPAEEGTPLSPAHNLVYHKYYIDEIYNAIFVRPLMWLSGILHRVVDTVLVDGIVNGVGKVVMVSSRTLRFAQSGATGFYLLVMVFSIALILFLNYFI is encoded by the coding sequence ATGCAAGAAATAGTAATGCCCGCCAATAACCCGGAAATGGGGCTGCTGTGTTTACTTGTTCCGTTGCTGCCTTTCATTGGCTTTTTAATTAACGGACTTGGAAACCGTAAAATAGCCAAAGGTTTGGTGGGAATAATTGGCTGTGGAACCGTACTGGCCTCTTTCCTGATCTCTGTATACTTATTTTTTGACTTTACCTCCAACGGTAGCAGATCTTATATAGTAGATTATTATAACTGGGTATCGGTAGGTAACCTGCAAATCAGCTTTTCCTTTCTGATCGACCAGCTTACGTTGCTCATGATGCTCATGGTAACAGGTATCGGTTTCTTTATCCACCTGTACTCTTCAGGCTACATGAGCCACGACGAAAACTTTGGAAAGTTCTTTTCTTTCCTGAACCTGTTCATGTTCTCCATGCTCCTGCTGGTACTGGGCTCTAATTATGTAATGATGTTTGTAGGATGGGAAGGTGTAGGTCTTTGCTCTTACCTGCTCATCGGCTTCTGGAATAAGAACACCAACTATAACAATGCTGCTAAGAAAGCCTTCATCATGAACCGTATTGGTGACTTAGGCTTTTTATTAGGCATTTTCCTGATCTTTATTACCTTCGGTAGTGTAAGCTATCCGGAAGTATTTGCCTCTGCAGCCCGCATGACCGGCATGCAGGATTCTACTGTACTGATTGCCATTACCATGTTACTGTTTGTAGGTGCAATGGGTAAAAGTGCACAGATTCCTTTGTTTACATGGCTACCAGACGCGATGGCAGGCCCTACTCCTGTTTCGGCTCTGATACACGCAGCCACCATGGTTACCGCTGGCATCTACATGGTTATCCGCTCCAACGTATTATATGTACTGGCTCCTACTACCTTAGAAGTTATTGCTATCATCGGTCTGATAACAGCCCTGCTGGCAGCTACCATAGGTCTGGCACAAAACGATATCAAAAAGGTATTGGCTTACTCCACAGTCAGCCAGTTAGGATTCATGTTCCTGGCGCTGGGTGTTATGGCCTTCTCCTCTTCTATATTTCATGTGTTAACACATGCATTCTTTAAAGCGCTTCTTTTCCTGGGTGCCGGTAGCGTAATTCACGCTATGAGCAACGAGCAGGACATCCGCAGAATGGGCGGTTTACGAAAAGCCCTTCCTATTACATTTCTTACCTTTCTGATTGGTACGCTGGCTATTTCCGGAATACCTCCTTTTGCCGGTTTCTTCTCTAAAGACGAATTGCTGGCTCACGTATGGCACCACAGCAAAATTATGTGGGGATTTGGCGTGCTGGCTTCTTTTATGACGGCTTTTTACATGTTCCGATTGCTGTTCCTGACCTTCTTCGGGAACTTCAGAGGCACAGAAGAACAACGCCATCACCTGCACGAATCACCAGCTGTTATGACCATTCCTCTTATTGCGCTGGCTGTGTTATCTACTATCGGTGGTTTTATCGGAATGCCGGAAGTATTCGGAGCCGATCATATTTTGGCTAATTACTTTGAACCAATATACGACTATGCCCGCGCAGCCAGTTCTACAGCCTTAGCTCCGCTACAGGTTGATCATGCGACAGAGTACATGCTAATGGGTGTATCGGTAGCCGTAGCTGTAGTTGCTATTATTATAGCTTATGCCATGTATGTGAAGAAGAATACACTACCGGCAGAAGAAGGCACACCTTTATCTCCGGCACATAACCTGGTGTATCATAAGTACTACATCGATGAAATCTACAATGCGATATTTGTTCGCCCGCTTATGTGGCTCTCAGGTATACTGCACCGTGTGGTAGATACGGTACTGGTTGACGGTATTGTAAATGGAGTTGGTAAGGTGGTGATGGTAAGTAGCCGCACCCTCCGCTTTGCACAAAGTGGTGCCACCGGCTTTTATTTACTAGTGATGGTGTTCAGCATCGCCCTGATTCTATTTTTAAACTACTTTATCTAA
- the nuoK gene encoding NADH-quinone oxidoreductase subunit NuoK: MNQIPEVIRTIPLEYYLYFSAALFSIGVIGVLTRRNAIVIFMCIELMLNAVNVLLAAFAAYRSDANGQVFVFFIMAVAAAEVCVGLAIIVMTYRNIRSTDVQLLNYLKW; this comes from the coding sequence ATGAACCAGATACCTGAGGTTATCAGAACCATTCCTTTAGAGTACTACCTTTACTTTAGTGCCGCCCTGTTTTCTATAGGCGTAATAGGAGTGCTTACCCGGCGAAATGCCATTGTTATTTTCATGTGTATAGAGCTCATGCTAAATGCCGTGAACGTGTTGCTGGCTGCTTTTGCTGCCTATCGTTCCGATGCTAACGGCCAGGTATTCGTGTTCTTTATCATGGCTGTGGCAGCAGCCGAAGTATGTGTGGGGCTAGCGATTATTGTAATGACCTATCGCAATATACGCTCTACCGATGTGCAGTTACTCAATTACCTGAAGTGGTAA
- a CDS encoding NuoM family protein produces the protein MITALLLFWPALAALLLLLIKGEGAKKIAFIATLVEFAVALYATVNFVNETTDPQFALILPWVESAGITFSIGMDGISLLMVLLTTFLVPLIVLSSFKHDYKNPGAFYALILFMQTGLIGVFTALDAFLFYFFWEVALIPIYFIAAIWGGERRIPVTFKFFIYTIFGSLFMLAAFIYLYFQTGGTASSAHSSNVNAFYQIALDTDTQSWVFWFLFLAFAIKMPVFPFHTWQPDTYTESPTQATMLLSGIMLKMGIYGVLRWLLPVVPYGVSEWVEVVLVLSIIGIVYASVIAIRQRDLKRLIAYSSIAHVGLISAGIFTMNEQGLQGGVIQMLSHGINVVGLFFIIDIIFSRTKTRDVTSLGGITQTTPALSIFFMILLLGSVALPLTNGFVGEFLLLSGVFQFNYWFGGVAGLTIILGAVYMLRMFQGVMFGTKSPATETFADLTFNEKAVLIPLVIMVFWIGLFPNTFLNISEPAVGKLLHIINR, from the coding sequence ATGATAACAGCTCTATTACTTTTCTGGCCAGCCCTTGCTGCACTACTATTGTTACTTATAAAAGGAGAGGGAGCCAAGAAAATTGCCTTCATAGCCACGCTTGTGGAGTTTGCCGTTGCTCTTTATGCCACAGTGAACTTTGTAAATGAAACTACCGACCCACAGTTTGCCCTGATTCTTCCCTGGGTAGAAAGTGCTGGTATAACCTTTAGCATTGGCATGGACGGCATTAGCCTTCTGATGGTGCTGCTAACAACATTCCTGGTGCCATTAATCGTGCTGTCTTCTTTTAAGCACGACTATAAAAATCCAGGGGCTTTTTATGCCTTAATCCTGTTCATGCAAACAGGCCTGATTGGTGTGTTTACGGCGCTGGATGCTTTCCTGTTTTATTTCTTCTGGGAGGTAGCACTTATTCCAATTTACTTTATTGCGGCTATCTGGGGCGGAGAGCGAAGAATACCTGTTACATTTAAGTTCTTCATCTATACCATATTCGGTTCCCTTTTCATGCTGGCTGCTTTCATTTACCTGTACTTCCAGACAGGAGGAACGGCTTCTTCAGCACATTCATCCAATGTAAATGCATTTTACCAGATAGCCTTAGATACTGATACACAGAGCTGGGTATTCTGGTTTTTATTCCTGGCATTTGCCATAAAAATGCCAGTGTTCCCATTCCACACATGGCAACCGGATACCTATACAGAATCTCCAACACAGGCTACTATGCTGTTATCAGGTATTATGCTGAAAATGGGTATCTATGGTGTTCTGCGTTGGCTATTACCTGTGGTTCCTTACGGTGTAAGTGAATGGGTAGAGGTAGTACTGGTGCTTTCTATTATAGGTATTGTCTACGCTTCTGTTATTGCTATACGCCAGCGCGACCTGAAACGCCTGATCGCTTATTCATCTATTGCACACGTAGGCCTCATTTCAGCAGGTATCTTTACCATGAACGAGCAAGGCTTGCAGGGTGGCGTTATTCAGATGCTTAGCCACGGCATAAATGTAGTAGGCCTATTCTTCATTATCGACATCATCTTTAGCCGCACCAAAACCAGAGATGTGACCAGTCTGGGTGGTATAACTCAAACTACGCCAGCGCTGTCAATCTTCTTCATGATTCTGTTGCTGGGTTCTGTAGCATTACCACTTACTAACGGGTTTGTAGGTGAGTTCCTGCTGCTTTCGGGCGTGTTTCAGTTTAACTACTGGTTTGGCGGTGTTGCTGGCTTAACCATTATACTTGGTGCAGTGTATATGCTGCGTATGTTTCAGGGAGTTATGTTCGGTACAAAGTCACCGGCTACAGAAACTTTCGCTGATCTTACTTTCAACGAAAAAGCAGTATTGATTCCTTTAGTAATTATGGTATTCTGGATCGGTTTATTCCCCAATACTTTTTTAAATATATCAGAACCTGCTGTTGGCAAATTGCTGCACATCATTAACAGGTAA
- the nuoH gene encoding NADH-quinone oxidoreductase subunit NuoH, translating to MESVDLIYKAIYILAIFGITLLIATYSTYFERKIAAFIQDRRGPNRAGPMGLLQPLADAGKLFFKEDFIPAKANKALFIIGPGIAMIVALMSSAVIPFGDRLLVAGREVFLQAIEVNIGVLYVFGIVSLGVYGLMIGGWASNNKFSLLGAIRAASQNISYELAMGLSLIAVLMLSGSLSLREIAAQQAGFNWNIWYQPLGFIIFLVCAFAECNRTPFDLPESEAELIGGYHTEYGSMKLGMYLFAEYINIFVASAVMSTLYFGAYNFPFMENLRAAISDPVLANNVVTIVGVVAMFTKIFLFIFFFMWVRWTLPRFRYDQLMKLGWQILIPLAILNILLTGGGILLKEHLF from the coding sequence ATGGAGTCTGTAGACCTAATATATAAAGCGATATACATCCTGGCAATTTTTGGCATCACCCTGCTGATTGCAACCTACTCTACTTATTTCGAGCGTAAAATTGCAGCTTTTATCCAGGACCGCAGGGGGCCGAACCGTGCCGGACCAATGGGACTGCTGCAGCCGTTAGCCGATGCCGGTAAACTCTTTTTTAAAGAAGATTTTATACCAGCAAAAGCTAACAAAGCGCTGTTTATTATAGGGCCGGGCATTGCCATGATTGTAGCCTTGATGTCGAGTGCTGTTATTCCGTTTGGTGACAGATTACTGGTAGCCGGACGCGAAGTATTTCTACAGGCGATCGAAGTAAATATTGGTGTTCTTTATGTATTTGGAATAGTTTCCTTGGGCGTATACGGACTGATGATTGGAGGATGGGCTTCCAATAATAAATTCTCGTTACTGGGTGCCATACGTGCTGCCTCGCAAAATATCAGTTATGAACTGGCAATGGGTTTATCCCTGATCGCGGTGTTAATGCTGAGCGGCTCACTTTCATTAAGAGAGATTGCAGCACAACAGGCAGGCTTTAACTGGAACATCTGGTACCAGCCACTTGGGTTTATCATTTTCCTGGTATGTGCCTTTGCAGAATGTAACCGTACACCTTTCGACTTACCTGAAAGTGAGGCCGAACTAATTGGTGGTTACCACACAGAGTATGGCTCTATGAAGCTGGGAATGTACCTGTTTGCAGAATATATTAACATCTTTGTAGCGTCTGCAGTAATGTCTACACTTTACTTTGGTGCTTACAATTTCCCGTTTATGGAGAACCTGCGAGCAGCCATCAGCGATCCCGTACTGGCGAACAACGTGGTTACGATAGTAGGGGTGGTGGCCATGTTCACCAAAATATTCCTGTTCATCTTCTTCTTTATGTGGGTTCGCTGGACGCTTCCACGCTTCCGTTACGACCAACTGATGAAGCTGGGCTGGCAGATATTGATTCCGCTTGCTATCCTGAATATTTTATTAACAGGCGGTGGTATTCTACTGAAAGAGCACTTATTTTAA